ATCATCAAGTCCCTGGAGGACGCGGGCGTCACCGACCTGCCGCCGGTCACCGGCCAGGACGCCGAGCTCTCCGCGGTGCAGCGGATCGTCACCGGCGAGCAGTACATGAGCGTGTACAAGTCCTACCCGCAGGAGGCCGAGAACGCCGCGGAGATGGCCGTGGCGCGGGTCCAGGGCCGGGACATCCAGTTCGACGCGCTCGCCCGCGACAAGGTCGACAGCCCCACCCACAAGGGCATCCCCGCCCAGCTGGTGCCCGTCGTCGCCCTCACGCAGGACAACATCAAGGGCACCGTCATCGCGGACGGCTTCTACAAGGTCTCCGACATCTGCACGGCCAAGTACGAGGCGGACTGTGCGGAGCTGGGGCTGAAGTAGTCCGGTTTCCCCTCTTCGGGGTGGGTCCTCTGGAATACCCCCCGACAGGTGGATTATCCCGCTGATCGTCGCGAAGCAGGCTGGGAGTCACAAGGAACCGCACCGCTCACGTCGTGCGGTTCCGTCCCGGCCGCCCACTGCGGTCCGGGGACTCCGTCGGACGAGGGGACACACTTCGGTGAACGTCAGAATCGCACGACGCCTGGGGGTCGGGGCCGTCGCCGCCCTGGCCCTGAGCACGGCGACGCCTGCCTTCGCGTACGAGATCGGCCCGCACTCCTACGGCGGCGAGCTCCGGTTCTGGACCGAGGGCAGCCGCTCGATCATGAACATCAAGGACACGGGATCCAGCCACTGGGTGAAGGCGGAGTACTACCGCGTGGCCCATTCGGGCACCAAACTGAACCTCTGGAACAAGGGTGGGCCCGACGGTCCGTCCGACAACGACGGCAACAAGGGCACCGTCGAGAGCAGTAGGGCCTCCGAGATCTTCAAGGCCCGCGGCACGGTCTCACGCAACAACCTGCCTGACTGGCACACCAACTGGTACTCCAACTGACCGGTTCCGCCCGCGCAGTGTGACCGCAGCCTGACCGAGAGGCCGACCGGCCTCTCGGTCAGGCGTGCGTTGTCCGTGCCGCCCGCATCGAGTGATCCCCCCGACCAAGGGAGCTCCGCGTGTCCGCAACCCCTGCCCCACCCGTTCTGAGGCTGAGCGAGGTGGTCTACGGCGTGTCCGGCCGAAGCCTGCTCGCCGGTGCCGACCTCACCGTTCCCGCGGGCAGTTCCGTCTCCGTGATGGGACCGTCCGGAAGCGGTAAGTCCACTCTGCTGATGTGTGTCATGGGGCTGATCCGCCCTCAGTCCGGGCGTGTCGAGATCGTGGGGCGAGACGTGACCCGGCTGTCCGCGAGGGCGCTCGCCGCCCACCGGCGCAGGCACGTCGGCATGGTCTTCCAGTTCGGCGAGCTTCTCCCGGAACTGACCCCGGTGGAGAACGTGATGATCGCGAGCCTGCTGGCCGGCGAGGCGGTGACCGAGGCCCGTTCCCGCGCCGAGTCGCTGCTCACCCGCCTCGGTGTGCCCGGGGCCACGGCCACACAGGACCTGTCGGGTGGGGAGCGGCAGCGTGTCGCCGTGGGCCGTGCCCTTGTCAACACCCCCGAACTGCTGCTGGCGGACGAGCCGACCGGAGCGTTGGACGGCGAGCAACGGGAAGCCGTGGCCGACCTGCTGTTCAGCACCCCTCGGGAACATGGGTGCGCCCTGGTGGTGGTGACCCACGATCCGATGGTGGCCGGGCGCGCCGACGTGCGGCTGCGTGTGCACGAGGGGCGACTGGTCCAGGCCGAGGAGGCGCGGTGAACGGCGGCGGCCTGCGATGGCGGCTGCTGCGCATGGGGCGGGCGGCGTCCCGGGCGGCCGAAGCAGGCCGTATCCGGTACTTCGCCCTGTTCGCGGCGACCACCGTGTCGGTGCTCGCCGTCTGCGGATTCCTCCTCGCTGCCTCCTCCTTCGACGGCCGTGCGGAGCGCAGCCAGGCTCGTTGGCCGCGGGTCGCCGCCCCCGAGTCCGCCACCCTGCTGTGGCGGGCGACACTGGCGAGTGTCGACGACCGCCAGTACGACGTGGTCTACGTCGAGCCCCTCGTTTCCGACGCACCCCTGCCGCCCGGCCTGAGCCGGTGGCCGAAACGCGGCGAGGCCGTGCTCTCCCCCGCGCTGAAGGCCGTCGGGCCTCAGGTGCGCGCCGAGTACGGGCGGACAGCGGGGACCATCGCGCCGGACGGCCTGGAGTCGCCGAGTGAGTACTTCGCTTACGTACGGCCGACGGCCGAGCGCCTGGATCCGGACGCGATGACCAGGGCGTCCGGATTCGGCGTCTCCTGGGCACCCTCGCTCGGGGAGCACATGTACAACTTCGGCTCGAAGGAGTTCTACTGGGCCTATCTGGCGCTGGTGGGTCTCCCGGCCGGTCTGTTCGTCGTGATCGCCGCCCGGGTCGGCGCTGCGGCCCGGGACCGCCGGACCGCGATCCTGACCGCGCTGGGTGCCTCCGGTACGGCCCGGGCGTGGTTCACGGTGGGCGAGGCGTGCCTGCCCATTGCACTCGGCGCGTCCACGGCGCTCGCGGCTGTCGCACCCGTACTCCTCACCGACGTGCCCTTGCCCGTCGTCGACTTCGTGCTGTACGTCCCCGACGCTCGGGCGGCGCTGCCCCTCCTCATGGGCGCCGTGCTGGGCGTGCCGCTCGCCGTTCTGGCAGCTGTTGTGCTGCTCCAGCCGCGATACCGGCCCGGCACCTCGACCCGGCCCGTGGCCGCGAAACGGCGCCGTGAGTGGATGCTGTGGCTGTTCCCGGTCGCCCTCTTCGGCACGGTGCGGGGGACCGACCTGGCCCCCTACGACCTGCGTCTGCCGGTCCTGGCGGCCGGTAGCGTGATCACCATCGCGCTGCTGCCCGGTGTGGCCGGGGCGGTGGTGTCCGCGGCCGGGCCCGTGCTGGCCAGGTTCGGAGCCGCGCGTGGCCGGGTGGGCATGCTGGTCGCGGGCCGACGGCTGGCCGTGGGTGCGCGCCCGGTCGCGCGCCTGGTGGCCGCGGTGGTCGTCGCGGTCGGCCTGGCAGCTCAGGGACAGATCGCGATCAGCCTGTTCACGGACATGAGCGACCGGGTGCACGCCGTGGAGGAACACCTCGGCACCAGCGTGCTGCGGGTGTCCACGACGCTGTCCACCGACACGGCCGATGTGGCCTCCTTCCAGAGAGACCTGGGGACGGGCGTGCACGCCCTGGCCGTGACGCGGGATTCCCGGTCGGGACGGACCGACCTCGTCGCGAGCTGTCCGGTATGGCGAGACCTGGGCGTCGAGTGCCCGTCCGCGGGTCCGGCGCAACTGCGCACCCGGCATGCGGGTCTGGCTCGGGCGGTGCAACTGGAGCGGTCGGTCGGGGCACGCCTGTACGCCCGTACGGGAGACGTCACCGAGACCGTGCGTAGGGGCGACGAAGCGGCCCTGGTGGTGCTGGCGGCCGACGGGCGGCAGCTGGCGCTGTCGCGGGTGCACCAAGCCGCCAACGCGCACGTGGCGATGGCGACGACCGTGCAGGTGTTCGCGATGGCCGGCACCTTCGGCGGCAGTGGCGAGGGCATAGCGGCTCAGCGGTGGCTGGAGTTGCTGTCGGTGGCAGGCGTGCTGGTGATCGTGGTCGTGGCCGGGATCGGCTCGGTGGCGCAGTTCGTCCGGACGGGCCGCGAACTGGGCCCGGTCTCGGTGCTGAGCGGTAGCGGCCGTGTGTACTACGCGGTATCCGTCTGGTCCCTCCTGGCGCCCACCGCCTTCGCGGTGTGCGCGGCCGTCGCCGTGACCTGGTACGTGACGACGCCCTTGATGGCCGACTCCGCCGACCGGCTGTCGACGCTGTCGGCGGTGGGCGGGGCCGGGCTGGCGTGCGCCGCGGTGATGGCCTGGTGGGGTGCGCGTACGGCGTCCGCGGCCGGACTGGTGTGGCGCCCGCGCAACGACTGACGCCGGGCGTCCGCGGTGTCCGGTCGGCGCGGTGCCGCTCGGAGGGGGACCACGGCACGCCCGGACCCGGGGTGTGGACAGGGAACGGTCCGCACCCCGGGTCACTCCTCCGCGACGAACGATCCTTGTCCTTGGCAGGCTTCAAGGCGTCACCGTGGGCATACGCGTACCGTCGTACGCGCTAGAGGCCCCGAGCCTGTGTGCTCGTCGGCTGTGCGGGCACCTGCGCCTGCCAAACGATCCGGGAGGCCTGGACGCGGTTGTCGACACCGAGCTTGGAGTAGACCCCACGGATATGGTCCTTGACCGTGTGCGCACTGATTCCCAGCATCTCGGCCATGGCTGGGTTCGAGGCTCCGTCCGCCAGTAGGTGCACGATCTCCCGCTCCCGAGAGCTGAGCTTGTCCAGCATGGTGCGCGCGGTGGCCACCGCATCGGCCGTACGGCCTGGCCGTACGTATTGATCGACCAGGAAACGGGCGGCGACGGGCGCGAGTGCGATCGTGCCTGCGGCTGCTGCCCGTACCGCCCAGGGCAGGTGCCGCACGGAGTTGCCGCGCAGCAGGATCCCACGAGCACCGTGGCACAGCAGCATGCGTGTGGCGTGTTCCGACAAGTGGTCGACCAGTACGACGTGCACCGGTGTGGGCCCCGGGGCATTCGCCGCCGTCGGCGCGGCCGCGTTCGCCAACTGGAGGACGTCGAGTGCCTCGTCCGCGCCGCGGTGGCTGCTGACCAGCACATCCAGGCGGGTCGTCCGCACCATGGGTGACGCCGTCTCCGAGGCCTCGCCTACGATCCGGATCCTGCCGTCGTCCTCCAGTACGCGCCTGACGCCGGCCCGTTCAAGCGGCTCCGGGCCGAGAACCCCTACGCGTATCACGATCTTCGTCCCCCCATGGCCGCCCTGGTGCAGCAGACGGGTCGGTCAGGCCCCGCCGTCACCCAGCATGCACGCTGCGTACACCCCTCCGACACCTCCAGCTTGTTGCAACGAGGGGAAGTGAGGGGTGCGCGTAAGTGCTGATTCTGGTGCATTTCCGCTTCCGGTGGTGGAGGAGCCGTGTTGCGGACCCGGTCCGGGCCGCGCATAGTTGCGCTGCGGAAAGTGCCGGAACCGGGGGTGGGATGGGCGATGGCCGGGCACGGGGCTCAGGAGCATCCACACGGTGCCGACCGGCTGTGCGCGGCCGGGGATCGCCTGTACTCCCGGGCCGTACGCCGCGGCCGGGTCCCCCGCCGGGACGCCGAGCCGGTCCCCTGCCTCCTGGAACTGGCCCTGCTCCACCCCGATCCCGACGACATGGACTGGCTGGTGCCGACCTCCCCGCAGGAGGTCATGACCCGGCTGCTGCGCGGGGTCCACGACGAGGTCAGTGCCAGTCAGCGGCGGGTGGGCTCCGCGGTGGAGGCCTTCGAGTGGTACGCCGGGCTCGGCCGCCAGCTCCAGACCCCGGCCGGCACGGAGGGCACCGCGATCCGGGTCCTGGACGGCCTGTCCCGCATCCAGGCCGCCATGGACGAGGCGACGCAGGCCTGCACGACGGAGGTGCTCACCGTTCAGCCCGGCGGCATCCGGCGTGAGCACGAGCTGTCGGAGGGGCTGCACCGGGCGCTGGCGCTGCGCGGGCGCGGGGTGCGGATGCGGGACCTGTACACGCACGTCGCCCGGCACGGGCAGGGTCTGCTCACCTACCTGGAGCTGATGGGCGACACGGTGGAGGCCCGCACCCTGGACGAGGTCATCGACCGCCTCATCCTCTTCGACCGCACGGTCGCCTTCATCCCCGCCAACACCGACCGCACGGTGGCCCTGGAGCTGCGCCATCCGGCCCTGATCGCCTACCTGGTCACGGTCTTCGAACGCCTGTGGCGCCTCGCGATCCCCCTCACCGCCCCGCTCCCCGACACCGGCATCGAGGGCATCTCCCACCGTGAGCAGTCCATCGCGGCGCTGCTGGCGGAGGGCCACCAGGACGCGGTGATCGCGGAACGGCTGGGCATCAGCGTCCGCACGGCCCGCGCGCACATCGCCCGCCTCTCGGAGACCCTGGGGGCGGCCAGCCGCACGCAGTTGGGGGTACGCATCGCCCAGGCGGGCCTGGACGGCTCCCCGCCCCTGCCGGCGGCGATCAGCCTGCCTGATCAGGCTCCTGGTCGAGGATCCCCGACCGCCCGATGAGGTAGCCGAGCTGCGCGCGGCTCTCGCTGCCGAGGGTGGCCGCGAGCTTGGCGATGTGGACGCGTGCGGTGCGGACGTTCATGCCGAGGCGGTCGGCGATGTCGGCGTCGGTGTGGCCTTCGATGAGGAGGGTGGCTATGGCGCGTTGGCGGGGGGTGATGCCGTTGAGCGTCGGTGGCTGCACGGCCTCGGGGTGCATGGGCGTGGCCAGGTGCCAGAGCCGGTCGAAGATGTTGACGAAGTAGGCGACCAGGGCAGGGTGTCGGACTTCGAGGGCGAGGGAGCGGTCGGAGCTCGCCGGGATGAAGGCGACGAGGCGGTCCACGACGATGAGGCGCTCGGTGATCTCGTCCAGCGTGCGTGCTTCCACGTCCCCGGTGAGGTGCTCGTAGCGAACGCGTGTGTAGGGGGCGTGCCGGACCGTGTGCTGGTACAACGCACGGATGCGGGCGCCGCGGTCCAGGAACGCCTGATCCCGTTCCATCGCTGCTTCGTAGACCTCAGGACGTCTGCTGAGGTCGGGGTCGTATGGCTGGATGGCGAGCAGTTCGCTCCTCGCCTCGGTCATGGCTTCGGCGATGGCCCTGGTCGTACGTTCCTTGCCGGACAGGAGCCTGAGGGGCGAGGTCTCCTCGCCCCCGACGTTGCGTATGCCCAGGCGTATGAGGGGTTCGAACACGTCGGCCAGGTGCTGACCGCGCCGCCGTTCGTCGGCGATGCGGTCCTCGGACTTGCGCAGCAGCCTTTGCAGGGCGACGGTGGGGGCGACGGGCTCCAGTCGGGTCAGGTCTTCGACGGCCGGGTGCAACAGGCCGGTGTCGAGCAGGCAGGGGGCCGCGTCCGCAGCGGCACCGGGTACATGGCCCTCGCGCAGGGCGCGGGAATAGAGGGCGAGGGCCGCCTCGCACAGTTCCTCGTCCGTGTGCCGGTGCGCCCCTTCCGTCATGCGCTGTCTTCTCCCGCCATGCCCTGCCGTTCCTGCTCCAGGATGCCGGACTGCGCTATGAGGTAGCCGAGTTGGGCCCGGCTGCCGCTGCCCAGGGCCAGTGCCAGCTTGGCGATGTGGGCCCGGCAGGTCCGGACGTTCATGCCGAGGCGGCGGGCGATCGCCTCGTCGACGTGGCCCTCGACGAGGAGCTTCGCGATCGAGTGCTGGAT
This region of Streptomyces ambofaciens ATCC 23877 genomic DNA includes:
- a CDS encoding ABC transporter ATP-binding protein, coding for MSATPAPPVLRLSEVVYGVSGRSLLAGADLTVPAGSSVSVMGPSGSGKSTLLMCVMGLIRPQSGRVEIVGRDVTRLSARALAAHRRRHVGMVFQFGELLPELTPVENVMIASLLAGEAVTEARSRAESLLTRLGVPGATATQDLSGGERQRVAVGRALVNTPELLLADEPTGALDGEQREAVADLLFSTPREHGCALVVVTHDPMVAGRADVRLRVHEGRLVQAEEAR
- a CDS encoding helix-turn-helix transcriptional regulator; this encodes MVRTTRLDVLVSSHRGADEALDVLQLANAAAPTAANAPGPTPVHVVLVDHLSEHATRMLLCHGARGILLRGNSVRHLPWAVRAAAAGTIALAPVAARFLVDQYVRPGRTADAVATARTMLDKLSSREREIVHLLADGASNPAMAEMLGISAHTVKDHIRGVYSKLGVDNRVQASRIVWQAQVPAQPTSTQARGL
- a CDS encoding helix-turn-helix transcriptional regulator; translation: MAGHGAQEHPHGADRLCAAGDRLYSRAVRRGRVPRRDAEPVPCLLELALLHPDPDDMDWLVPTSPQEVMTRLLRGVHDEVSASQRRVGSAVEAFEWYAGLGRQLQTPAGTEGTAIRVLDGLSRIQAAMDEATQACTTEVLTVQPGGIRREHELSEGLHRALALRGRGVRMRDLYTHVARHGQGLLTYLELMGDTVEARTLDEVIDRLILFDRTVAFIPANTDRTVALELRHPALIAYLVTVFERLWRLAIPLTAPLPDTGIEGISHREQSIAALLAEGHQDAVIAERLGISVRTARAHIARLSETLGAASRTQLGVRIAQAGLDGSPPLPAAISLPDQAPGRGSPTAR
- a CDS encoding helix-turn-helix transcriptional regulator — encoded protein: MTEGAHRHTDEELCEAALALYSRALREGHVPGAAADAAPCLLDTGLLHPAVEDLTRLEPVAPTVALQRLLRKSEDRIADERRRGQHLADVFEPLIRLGIRNVGGEETSPLRLLSGKERTTRAIAEAMTEARSELLAIQPYDPDLSRRPEVYEAAMERDQAFLDRGARIRALYQHTVRHAPYTRVRYEHLTGDVEARTLDEITERLIVVDRLVAFIPASSDRSLALEVRHPALVAYFVNIFDRLWHLATPMHPEAVQPPTLNGITPRQRAIATLLIEGHTDADIADRLGMNVRTARVHIAKLAATLGSESRAQLGYLIGRSGILDQEPDQAG